The Punica granatum isolate Tunisia-2019 chromosome 4, ASM765513v2, whole genome shotgun sequence sequence gaaaaattaacaaaattatgAGTGATCTGTAATAATGGAATCGAATGGCTTTTCAGATTATTTTGCTAAATCAGGAGTTAGTAAAACCTCTGATTTTGTTGCTTGGATAAGATCTATTCCTTTGTAATCCTCTGACCCGTGTGTCCTCTCTAACTACTTCCTCTTCTTGTATTATGGTGTATTAGATGATGATCTCGATCGTTGTCTCTTTTATTGGTCTCTGTAAGACCTTCTTATTAATGAAAGTTTTTCGGTTATAATAGGAGGCCCATGACCTAGTACAATaagtaaatgaaaatgaaatctaaataaatggGCATGGGTAGTCCCATTAATGAGAATCGAACCTGAAACTTCTAAGTTATCAGATGAGAGTGTTAGCCACTGCACTACACCCATTTTTCTATTAATGAAAGTTTTATGagttataaggaaaaaaaaagtaaaatagcGGAAATTGCGAAACTTCCTTGGATATTAAGGTAGAGTGGGACATTATGTTTCATCAATAATTCATCAAATGGGACACATACTTTAATTAATCCAAAGAGTCCAAGGCCCGAGAGGTGTGCAGTCTATTCTGAGTGTCCAGTGTTTCCACTTAAAGAGAGGAAAGATTGCAGGCACGAAGTTTCCATTGTGCTAATTACCATGTGCACTGCCTGTCAtgttttttagttttttttcccctcattTTTTCATCAACATGTATACATTGGCTTTCGCTCCTTTCCCACGTAGGAAAACTCTATCGTCCCCCTAAGGTCCAACCTGGTCTCCTGTAATCATCGGATCAATCAACTTAATATTTGCACAAATTCTTGTGAAAAATGAATTGATATGTCGGCCGTAAGAAGTTAGGATGAAAATGAGGCCATTGCTCTGTATCCATTTTGCTATTGATCTTTTGGCAATCGGTTTTCGGCCTTCTCTGGTCCTCAAGCTTCCGCCCCAGTGGACTGGTTCTCACCGTAGATCATCCACTTCTGCAGATGAGATATGTTTGTCATTGCATTGAACTATGTCTCTTCCATGCTCATATATTATTGTGGGGATGTCTTACATTAAGTCTGAAAAGTCGAAGATCCGGAGCAAAGGACAAGTTCGAAGAAAGATGTCAAGAATCTCATATTCTTGATCCAGCAGCTGCTTTCATACCGACACTACCATATCGGTAATCCAAAGGTGACTTGTAATTTATGTGCTAATTTCAGGAATTGAATCCCTCGAGGATCCAGACAGCAAAGTTTCTCTTGTAAGAAACATTTACGTACTAATTCATCTGGAGTAGGATCCACCCGTAATAGTTACTCGGATTTAGAGCTGGCTGGGGCCCAACTTCCGCTTCAAATTTCAATCATTTCGATCGTGTCCAAATGcctaatttttctttaaggGTATACAAATTCAACGCGTTCCTCATAACATGCGCATTCATTAATATTACGTTCCTGCCAGTTTGATTCCTTCTCCATGCACAGCAATCCTTTCGATCGAGCAAAAGTTGGATTGTGAAAAGTGAAAGACATAAATGAAGACATATCAATTTCTGATCAACTATGGATGGCTTGTGGGTTTCAGGCACATTTGCAGGCATTAAGTATTAACGGTAACATTTAGCTAAAGCATATATACattttataagaaattttcCGATGATCTTATCTCGCCATGCATGTAACATGAGAAAGCAATAATCAAATTATAACAAATGGGAAAACGATTAACTAATCACTTGActaattattcttaattttagaGATTTTATTGGTCTTTCTCACCACATCATTGTGTGACAGTAATTGAGCTCTCAAGcttcatttcattgatcctcGAATAAACTTATATGTAAGCCGAAGCTTTTACACAAAGATAGCTAGTAATCAATGAGATTCTAAACTAAAGGAAGAAATCCTAACTTCCTAATCTATGTAAATATACAGTATACATGGCAAAATATATTGGGTGATCCTACATCGCCACGTGATGGAGGAAGCACCaatcaaaatatatgaaaCTAAGGACTTAATGCTAATCACTCAGATAATtaccataattatttttcattaaaagattctaattaatttttcctcaccacgtcatttaaggtaaaatcatctaaaattttttCGTAATGCAGGGTTACTAAAAATTTTCTGACATTTTACACTGGCAAACAAAAACTATAGCTGAAAATAGCATTTGCAATAGCTAATtaatttggattggattcACATCAGCTTTCTTAATTAGAACAACTCAATTCCAATGCTGAAGTTAtttcgaaaaaagaaaagcaaaaaaggGGGTTGAGTATTTCCCGAGTATTGAATATTGATGTAATTAAGGGCTGTCATCGGAGAGTTCTATAGAAAAgccgattaaaaaaaattgagatattttacCTTTTAATGGATCGATTCGGCTCAAATTAGATTAATCGAGGTCCATTAGACTTTTGGATATTATGATACActccgaaagaaaaatggattAAAAGATGGGACGAGGTTAATtatgtcattttattttaatggaaACATGGATTAAGAAAGGGTAAATTTCACCGTAAAtcatgatattttgaaaaatttcacCGCATAATACAtactatattaattttaccaaTTTatacgatattttgaaaatttttcatgaCATAGCATGACATTCATTTTCCGTCAATTCCGTAACAGAAAGCTGATGTGGCCGATGTTGTGGTTCCACTCTTGCACAACTGGACTTTTTGTGGGCCCATTAGCTTCTTCCCATGATATAAAACGTGTAATTTGGTTAAATTAATACTATACGTGCTACATTGTGAAACTTTTTAAAGTTTCGTACTATACTATGAAATGTTTTAGGGCCCACAAAACGTCCAGTTGTGCAAGGTGTGCCAAAAACGCCGATCCCATCAGCTCTCCGTGAGAGAATAAACGGAAAATTGACGCCATACTATggcataaaaaaatttcaaaatattgtgCAATTTAGTAAAATTAATACAATATTTGTTATgtggtgaaaattttcaaaatatcgtatCATACCGTGAAATTAACCCATTAAAAAATGACTTACTATTTCAGATCTTGAATATATTCATATCGATTCACTCGGTGCAAAAACTTCACTGGAAGGATCTATGGATGTGAAAACAGGTAAAGATCGAAGGTACATCCCGAAATATGGAACAATTAAATGGACTAAGATGTCTGACTcgatcaacatatatataccaaggtatatattaatttacttacAAGTTATTTCACTTGATAAAAGGCTTAGGAGATGAGGTGAAAAATGCAAACATTTTATTATGTTTTAGGGTTCCAGTGGACTAGAATTTCAAACTTAACCGCGTTCTTGTGTTTTTTTGGGACAATAATTTCCACCAATTGTATACTCGTCCGTGTCTTAATTTGACTCTCTCCCTATGAGGggaaaataacaataacaattataaaaaaaataatagtgATAACAGCACTTAataaataatagtaataataatttcaaggGCTCTGTCAGCTTATCTATAAATAGAACAAAGTTTACATCAGAACATTGCCATAGCAAAGACAGAAAGTAAGAGTTGCAAGAAAGCATAATGAGATCAGTCAAGATGGATTTGATGCTAACCCTTCTTGGGGGGTTTTTGTTCCTATGTGGGTTTAACTTTTGGATGGCTCAAGGCGCTGTCCATTACTACGATTTCATCGTAAGTTCTCTCCTTCTATATATCTCGAATACTAACTAGTCATATAAAACCTCCCGTATTATATTGAGTCACAAGAAATGTCGAGTTCGGGCATATAAGCAGCTAGCCATCTCGTATGATCCGTCTCTATGgaatcatatcatatattatatatgtagctAAGAGACAAATGTAGCAAGATTGATGCTGATGTTCTTTTGATGGGTTGCAGCTAAAGGAGAGCAATTTTACGAGGCTGTGCAGCACGAAGAGCATGCTCACGGTTAACGACAGCTTCCCGGGGCCGGTGATCCGTGTTCAAAAGGGGGACACAGTGTATGTTAATGTCCAGAATCAGGGAGAATATGGCGTTACTATTCACTGGTAACTTTCATGTCTCTCAATCTTTATGAATGAATAGATTGGCAtgaattcacccaaaaaaaaaaagaagaagattggcATGAggcaataattatttattatcattccTGAAAGTAAACCTATTTGTTTTAACttttaagagaaaaagagCGTAATAACTGTTATAGTCTGAAATTTAAGAGATTTTAGATTCGATTATTatcgataaaattatttatgctTTTAATTTAGACTTTTATTTACTTGTACTAGATTCATAGATCTCTTTTATaatcattaaaagaaaagttaaATTTCCCATATACCCCTTGTATATTCATTATAAGACAGTGATATCCTCTACTTTTTATAAATATGACAATGACACCTCCAATTCATTGACGGTCACACTTGGTGGAACTTAAAAGGCTaatgttgtgtttggttttaaagttgagttttagttttaattggtttgtaataattgtattattgaattattagaaaaaaaaagtgaaaaggtAATGAATAGTTGGGAGAAAGTattgattgtattattaaattgttgaaaaagtaatgaatagttaagagaatttaatattaaatattgaattgaatggttaaaaaaattgaagaaaaataaaaaaataataattgtgttatcgaattgaagataagtgaaattaagcgaagtagagttaaaaacaaattgtaaaaccaaacgggaCATAAAACTCCAaggaaattttcaaaatttatgttttttatgAAGAGAACTCAGTGTCcatttttaaaacttataagAGATGTAAGCCTCCTTAAATAGAAACTgttattattctattttaaaaaGTGAGGGCCTATCTTCCATAACGAAATTACAGGGTGTTTAtgaaactttttatttaaaaaaaaatacgtgTTTCAATTTGATATTCATGGTTTTATTGTTACGTGCATTTGACAATGTGTCTGTGTCCCTTGGTCTCTTCCTCTCTGACTCTTTCTCAACTTAATTTCTTATAGCTTAACAAAATTGCAAATGGGCAAATGACATATTATTATAGAAATTAAGGGTAAAGTAAGGTTTGAAAATCATGACATTTTTGAAATAGTTTCCATCTTGCATCCATATTAAGAAACATTGACTTAATCgacaatataataaaaaattagacgGTTTGAGTTTTTTAGTTCGTTAATATTGCTTTCATTGATAGAACTCCTACATATATAACTATATCATTCgggaataataatattattaagttCAATGAGGTTAACGGATTATTTGTTGTTATACGGGACGCAAAAGCAATCCGAAGCTAGccaattaaaatttcaattaattaatcaacaaCAATTTCTCTGCTTATCCATAGGCACGGCGTAAAACAACCAAGAAACCCGTGGTACGATGGACCTGAGAACATTACGCAGTGTCCGATCCCTGCTGGCACCAATTTCACGCAGGAGATCATTTTCTCCGATGAAGAAGGAACCCTCTGGTGGCACGCGCATAGTGACTGGTCCCGCGCAACCGTCCACGGAGCAATTGTAATATCACCTGCAAATGGAACCACATATCCCTTCGCTCAACCCGACGCCGAGGAAGTAATAGTATTAGGTGATTATCGGTTTTAGCTAACCTCTCTCGGCGCATGACTTCCTACTCAATAACATATATCTGATGATGAGCTTACGGATTGCCAATTGAAATGCAGGATCATGGTTTACTGGAGATGTGATGGCGATAATTGATGAGGCCCTTACCACGGGAGGTGACCCAAACATTTCAGATGCCTTTACCATTAATGGGCAACCTGGGGATCTATACAATTGCTCAAGTGGTATGACAATATTGATTCTACCTTCTAacaaattttaagattttagtCTAGTTATCCCTTACGGTTCGCATAATTTGCAGACTCGACCTACCGCTTGTTGGTTGAGTCCGGAAAGACCTATCTCCTCCGAATTGTTAATGCCgtgatgaatgaggagatgtTCTTCGGGATTGGCGAGCACAACCTTACAGTCGTTGGAATGGACGGTGCATACCTCAAGCCCATAAACGTTGAGTACATTATGATAACTCCAGGCCAAACTATGGACGTCCTGTTCACGGCGAACCAGTCTCCTAGCTATTATTACATGGCTGGGAGCCCTTTCGCCGATACGAATGCCCCGTTCGACAACACCACCACAACTGGCATCGTGCAGTACAGTGGAAACTACACCCCGCCTTCTTCTCCATCTTTCCCATCGCTTCCCGCTTACAACGACAAAGCCGCGGCAGAGAACTATACAGCACTGCTCCAGAGCTTGGCGAGCAATGAGCACCCGATCAATGTCCCCCTAAACATCACCACGAGTATGTACATAACAGTTTCGGTGAATCAGATTGATTGCAACGGTTCGTGTGCTGGGCCGGATGGGAACAGGCTTGCGGCCAGCTTGAACAACATCAGCTTTCAAACGCCAACTACGGACATATTAGAAGCATACTATCAGTACTTCTACATCTCCTGCCCCTTCCTTGCACCATGCTTTAAATGCCTCTATGTGACACAATCCATGCCCAATTCGGCCCATTTATTAACACAGGCCGGGCCGGCCCATAGGCTAGGTGAagtttattaaagaaaaaacaaaaagaaaagcaaaattcAGCTCACGAGCTTTATTATCTTGCAGGACCTTGCCTAATGTATTCACCAAAGATTTTCCGGACGAGCCACCCTATTACTTCAATTTCACCGGAGATGTTGGGAATAACACAATATTCCCGAGCCTCGGAACCAAGGTGAGGGTGATCGACTACAACGAGGCGGTTGAGATCGTATTTCAGGGGACAAATGTCGGGGCTGCGGAGAATCACCCTATGCACCTTCACGGTTACAGCTTCTATGTCCTAGGCTTCGGGTCGGGGAACTTTAACAGCACAACCGACCCATTGTCTTACAATCTGGATGACCCACCACTCGTGAACACCATCGGCGTTCCTAAGAACGGATGGCTTACTATCAGATTCATTGCAGATAACCCAGGTACGTATTACTACTTATGTTCATCAAATGATTTCTCAAACCTATCTACGAGGGAAGTGTTTTTCCATGATCGTATTAACATAATCAATTGACTTAACCATTTGTTTCTTTTATGCATGCAGGAGTGTGGTTTATGCACTGCCATTTAGAGAGGCACGCAAGCTGGGGAATGAACACCGTGCTTATAGTGAAGAATGGTACAACCGATGCAACCAGTATTCGCCCTCGACCGGGTTATATGCCTCCTTGTTCAACCTCCTAGTTTCCCTCGATAGTCTTAACTGGTGAAAAAGGCACGAGGAACAATAAAATACATATCTTGTTCACATTTATATGTTCTCACCCAACAGTCAATAATGGTCTGTCTAGggatattatttattattagtttGGTTTTGCTTCCTTCAAATTATATCAGCGTTCTGTTCTTTGATGGAAAGACGTTCTCAGAGGAAAACCAACGAACCGTTatagtgaatatatatatgtgtgtgtgtgtgtgtgtgtgtgtgtgtgtgtgtttataTGTTATAGAGGGCCACCATACGTCTTAAAATCGAgcaaaattggaaaaagaatCAATGGATCAATGCAACGAACAGCTAACCTTGAGCTCAGTTCCACTTTCGTACAGTACCACTGTACAAGCTAGACACGATTTGAGATCGACGCAATGATTCTCTTACATGGTTTGGAATTCCTTTTTATAGTGAAATCACGAATTTTCTCAGCACGTTTGCTTGTTCAGGCGTCAAACTTGGGTATGAGGACGAGGCAAATGTTgaaattgtatatatttatataattaaattgtaaACTAAATAAttcaacataaaaaaaaaatttaacactGGGCCCATCTTATCCTATATATAGCATATCCTTTATTAATAATCTTATAGAAACAACTACTGATGCATTTTCTCTTCTCGTTGCTGAATGATGATGCTAAAATTACAAGACTAGACCTAGCCAAAGAATCATGAACGTCCAATAAAATACCTTTCATAAGGAAAGAATtgataaataaagaaatatgtgaaagaaaaagaaaaattatcttAATATCAGGAGGTCACAATAAAGTGATAATCAAAATCAGttatcgaaaaaagaaaaaatggtgACCGAGTTCGTTTCTTGATGAAAGAAAGCTGATGGGGGCCTTGAAGCACACTTGAACGCCTACTGGCCAGGATCAATGGCGCTCGGAATATCAGTTGTCGGGGCCCTAATATATTGGTATGCATATTAGGACCATCAAGGACAACCTGAAATTGATCAAAGCCCTGTCTCTCAGTACTGAGCCAAAGCTAGTAATTACCAATTTAGTTAGCAATCTAAGCAAAGCAAAACCTatacgtgtgtgtgtgtgtatacgTTTATGTATAAGTTAATGTCTTCGCTCTTTTGATTGTGAGAGAGTTGACTGGATGATGTGGACCTACAATTATGTTGTGTGTTCATTAATTGAAATGCAGGAAGGAAAGTCCTTCATATAGATCTTACATATTATGTACATGTAGgaatggagagagagagagagagagagagagagagagagagagagttgaatGAAGAATGGATAAAACAGTGATCTATTTGGTCACATTAttgattcttcttcttgtaGGTGGATCTGATCCTCGTCCTGCTCAGGGCAAAATTTCCACTATTATGATTTTGTAGCAAGTTACTGATCTCAAGCTTACTCTCGATTTCTTAGTCTGATCTCGCTCTCTCAAATTCTTTTCTTCGATGATCCATAAGTTGTTGCAAAATCTTTcattatataaagaaaataagatcTCCTTGCTTCTTCATTTCTTCTGGAAAGCTGATGGAAATGAACGTGACAATACAATGCACGACCGAATCCGTCATGACTGTGAATGGCAGCTTTTCCTGGGCCGGTCATTAGGGTCACAAATGAGACACTATTTTCGTGAAAGATCATAATCAAGGAGACCATGGAGTGACCATTCACTggttcctctctctctctctccctccctccctctccccTCCCTTCTCTCCCCTTGTTTCACTTCATTTACGATTTGTAACGCGCAAGGGCAACACTCATTCAATCAATGGCACAGGCACGGAGTAAAGCAACCCAGAGGTCTGTGGTCAGATGGACCCGAGTACATCACACAGTGTCCGATTAATCCTGGCACGAACTTTACTTACGAGGTTATCTTCTTGGCAGAGGAGGGAACGCTATGGTGGCAAGCGCATTGCGATTGGACAAGAGCCACGGTGCACGGTGCAGTTGTTATTTTACCAAATGAGGGCAGgacttttccttttccagcACCGGACGGTGAGGAGATCGTCGTGTTAGGTAATCACATCTAACTATAATCTTCATTGAGGATACAATTTGCAGCCATCTTCGCCTCTTGTGAACGTGACTGTACCCTtagtattttcatttttattaatttcacaaatggcacaaaatatatttatatttaggttttttttttccatttgcaTACTATCTATTTCCACTTCCTAGAATGGGCATCCACACCTTCTTATCGCCATTTTACCCTtccatttgattaatttttttcgatgtgaaccATAGTATTTGGAAAGCCTAAAGGATCACGATTAATTTAGTTCAAGCCGGATGGATCcactaaaaagaaaagcacTCACAGCATAGATTTTCTCTTTCTACAatactcgaactcgagaccttacttaagagGAATAAGCGTTGACTTATTTGAATCAACCCATGTTGGTTCcatcatattaatttatttacttgatataaaaaaagaggaaggaGAATTTAGAAATAGAAATAcaatatgattttctttttttggttataagaGAAGTTCATGAATCTAGTGCAgtcaaataaaaatcttaaatatctaatagAAGAGTACATGTAGTCCACATGAGTATCGAACATGAAACCTCTTAGTTACCAGATGGCGTATGTCATTGCACTTCACTCTTTTGGTAAAATACAATATGATAAGAGAGTCACTTGTCtctatgttatatatatatatatgccgcccattataaaatattgaagatctcgattacttttttcttattattattattattattattattattattattggattGATAAAAAATGCAAATGCAGGTTCCTGTATAAGAGAAAGTTAAATGAAATTGTGGCTCTGACCTGCCCCCCTCCAACGGGTTCACCATAAATGGCCATCTCGGCGATTTCTCTGCTTGTTTAGATAACGGTATACCTAATACTCATATATGTTTCACATATATGGCAATACGATTTTATGGTAAACTCTATTTTTTAGATTATAAAGGAGGTTCGTATATCTAATTaatgagaaaaatgagaagagAAATAAATTTGCTTAGAAGATTTCAGAAATACATTATCATTAGATTAGATAATGTAACATATTTACATTGCGGAGTATATATATTCAGTAAGTACTTAAAGACCATCTACTATTGCAGAGACAACATGCTATTAATATTGGTTGGTCGATGATGGAAAGACGTATCTCCTTCGTACGGTCAACGCTGCACTAGTGGCAGAGATATTCTTTACCGTGGCTCGGCACAACCTTACGGTCGTAGGAATGGACGGGGCATACATCAAGCCCATAGTGACCCCCTACGTAATGCTAATCCCGGGCCAGACCATGGACATTCTCTTTGCAATTGACCAGCCTCAGGGAATGTATTACATGGCTACTCGGAAGTATTCAAGTCAAGATGCCATGGTCACCGATTTCGATCATAGTATTGGTACAGCAATGCTTCGATTCAACAGTACCAAAGGAGCCTCAACGTCGTCTGGTATTGTATTCTTAATACACTTCCCCTAAACTTGGGACTACGCAGCAGCAATAAATTTCATAACGCAAATCAGAAGCCTGGCAACGGATgagcaaataataatttaacattcaTATTATGGGGTAAGATcttgaaaatttataatctttGGGGGCAAACATTAAACAATTTGAAAATCCAGGGGATTAAGCATTGATGTGGCTCCGTCCCTGATACCGCAAACgataataatttcacaaataaaaaagttttcgagaatatatatatattatgtgttgTGACGAATTTAATAGAGATTAGTTCATGTATCAGTctaataagatatatatacattgacAGATAATAGAACATTAAGAAGGTCATCTTTTAtgaataataacaataataatgcCATAGTATCTTAATTAACATGGGCTGGATGGTTCTATGGGCTTCTCATTCGCAGCCCTGGTTTGGGCTCTGAGTGGAAGGCCGGGCCCACTACAGGATAAGATTTGCACAAGGCCCAGATATGCTgtgattatttttattaaaattttccgataatcattaattttatttgtttatggGGCAATATAGGTACATGAatctaataaaagaaaatggaactttaaataaaaaaaagtataagaaTTTCTACAAGTAAAAATTGAATCCGAAACTTTTAGGTACCTATATAAAGGGTGTGCCATTAATTTTTCCACTGAAAGGTATTATATATGTGCCTTGTGACAAGAAAAAGGTCGCGCATGGGTGCTCAAGGCATCTTTTACGTAAGCATAGCTGTTAATGATGCTagtttaatttgaaaaatttacatatatatacagataATATATTCACaatatatcaattttaaacttttgaaATTCTCATTACTCAATATTATGCATATGCTTTTACCAAATCTTTATCGAGTTGAGGAGGCCTCTCCCTATTCTCACTCGCGAAATTCGGAGTTAATTAGAAGCGGCTCACATCGAATGAGACATCCAGCCGAACACTTGCATCTTAAGCATGACATTCGATTTAAATGTAGAGAAACTTCCATGAAATGATCACTGAAGAAATTTTAGTCCCATATTATGTTTGACAGCAACTACATACCAAAATCCAAATGTCAATTTGGAATTATTTGTTagcacatttttttttcaatatgcattcatatatatgcacCGGGTTGCGAGTTGATCTTTGCCTCGTCCTCTGAGAATTAATTGTGCATGAGATTTTACATTAAAGCACATTTCTAGAGGCGGGGCCTGCACATTGCCTAACAATTGACTGTGGGGTGCCCCATAAGTTTTGATAtgccttctttctttcttcttgtgATCTCTCATTGCTGAAAAATCAGATTCAGCGGCCCGGTGACGAATAGTTTTCCTCCTTAGAATTCCAGAGTGCAGAAATCAACGTGTATCTCGATTGAGCTTTCTCTCGATAAACTCGAAATTGCAAGGCACATTTTTCTCAGTACACTTCCCTAAACTTGGGACTACGCAGCAGCAATAAATTTTATAACGCAAGTCAGAAGCCTGGCAACGGATgagcaaataataatttaacgtTCATATTATGGGGTAAGATcttgaaaatttataatctttGGGGGCAAACATTaaacaatttgaaaatctaGGGGGACTAAGCATTGATGTAGCTCCGTCCCTGATACCGCAAACgataataatttcacaaataaaaaagttttcgagaatatatatatattatatgtgttGTGACTAATTTAATAGAGATTAGTTCATGTATCGGTCcaataagatatatatacattgacAGATAATAGAACATTAAGAAGGTCATCTTTTAtgaataataacaataataacgCCATAGTATCTTAATTAACATGGACTGGATGGTTCTATGGGCTTCTCATTCGCAGCCCTGGTTTGGGCTCTGAGTGGAAGGCCGGGCCCACTACGGGATAAGATTTGCACAAGGCCCAGATATGctttgattatttttattaaatttttccggtaatcattaattttatttgtttatggGGCCAATATATTTGTTAATTTGGAATTATTTGTTAgcacattattttattttttttcaatatgcattcatatatatgcacCGGCTTGCGAGTTGATCTTTGCCTCGTCCTCTGAGAATTAATTGTGCATGAGATTTTACATTAAAGCACATTTCTAGAGGCGGGGCCTGCACATTGCCTAACAATTGACTGTGGGGTGCCCCATAAGTTTTGATAtgccttctttctttcttcttgtgATCTCTCATTGTTGAAAAATCAGATTCAGGGGcccggtgatgaatagtttTCCTCCTTAGAATTCCAGAGTGCGGAAATCAACGTGTATCTCGATTGAGCTTTCTCTCGATAAACTCGAAATTGCAAGGCACATTTTTCTCAGTAAAATTTCACACGGAAAGAGAATTGGAAGTTTTCCGAGGCCTCCCTTTTATCTTGAGATAGTTTTACGAATACGAAAATTTTTACTGATATCGTACGTACATCTCAATCTACTAGCCCCATCATATCCAGTTGGAGCATCTCTGCAAGCCAGGATATTGGCTAGGCGGGTTGCCGGTTATTAATATGATTGAAGAACATTAGAAGTTGATTCCTAATCATCTGGCCTAATCCTGATACGTATAACGGTTTCCAACTGAGATGTTGATTCTATATGGACGGCTACCAAACCATCACCTCGAAGTAGGAAATAATTTTTCTCAGTGGATGAATaggaattgattttttttttataagatagTTCTATGTAtatagtacaataaaatataaatcataatattCTAATAAAGAAATACGAGTATTTCcacaataaatattaaatctaGAAATT is a genomic window containing:
- the LOC116206410 gene encoding putative laccase-9 isoform X2 produces the protein MLTVNDSFPGPVIRVQKGDTVYVNVQNQGEYGVTIHWHGVKQPRNPWYDGPENITQCPIPAGTNFTQEIIFSDEEGTLWWHAHSDWSRATVHGAIVISPANGTTYPFAQPDAEEVIVLGSWFTGDVMAIIDEALTTGGDPNISDAFTINGQPGDLYNCSSDSTYRLLVESGKTYLLRIVNAVMNEEMFFGIGEHNLTVVGMDGAYLKPINVEYIMITPGQTMDVLFTANQSPSYYYMAGSPFADTNAPFDNTTTTGIVQYSGNYTPPSSPSFPSLPAYNDKAAAENYTALLQSLASNEHPINVPLNITTSMYITVSVNQIDCNGSCAGPDGNRLAASLNNISFQTPTTDILEAYYQTLPNVFTKDFPDEPPYYFNFTGDVGNNTIFPSLGTKVRVIDYNEAVEIVFQGTNVGAAENHPMHLHGYSFYVLGFGSGNFNSTTDPLSYNLDDPPLVNTIGVPKNGWLTIRFIADNPGVWFMHCHLERHASWGMNTVLIVKNGTTDATSIRPRPGYMPPCSTS
- the LOC116206410 gene encoding putative laccase-9 isoform X1; protein product: MRSVKMDLMLTLLGGFLFLCGFNFWMAQGAVHYYDFILKESNFTRLCSTKSMLTVNDSFPGPVIRVQKGDTVYVNVQNQGEYGVTIHWHGVKQPRNPWYDGPENITQCPIPAGTNFTQEIIFSDEEGTLWWHAHSDWSRATVHGAIVISPANGTTYPFAQPDAEEVIVLGSWFTGDVMAIIDEALTTGGDPNISDAFTINGQPGDLYNCSSDSTYRLLVESGKTYLLRIVNAVMNEEMFFGIGEHNLTVVGMDGAYLKPINVEYIMITPGQTMDVLFTANQSPSYYYMAGSPFADTNAPFDNTTTTGIVQYSGNYTPPSSPSFPSLPAYNDKAAAENYTALLQSLASNEHPINVPLNITTSMYITVSVNQIDCNGSCAGPDGNRLAASLNNISFQTPTTDILEAYYQTLPNVFTKDFPDEPPYYFNFTGDVGNNTIFPSLGTKVRVIDYNEAVEIVFQGTNVGAAENHPMHLHGYSFYVLGFGSGNFNSTTDPLSYNLDDPPLVNTIGVPKNGWLTIRFIADNPGVWFMHCHLERHASWGMNTVLIVKNGTTDATSIRPRPGYMPPCSTS